The sequence below is a genomic window from Pseudomonadota bacterium.
ATTGAAAACGTTCTGTCCCCTCTTGAATAAGCTGGAACAGGCGGGCTCGGTCTTTATTTGAAAAAAATATCTTCTCGCCGTCATTGCCACGGAGAATTACATGAGAAAAACCACCTGCCACATGAAGTCTTGGTTTGCGTGCCATAAAATAAACTTATCAAAAATAATGCAACAACGCAAGCCTGACCCCTTTCTTACTTCCTACAATTGTCAGAAATGCTAATTTTCTCATGATAATGATCCTACATTGGTTCACTAAATGGTTTAAGTTCAATATTCTTTCTCTCTTCATTCCTTAATCTAAAAAGATTTCTCCATTTTTCATAAGGGACTTTTGAAGTGAAAGAAGCCTTGCTTTGATTATCAATCCTCTCTTCCCTGGTCGTAAGCTTTGGAAGTTTGATGGTGACAGGTTTCTTTTCCGGGAGATATGCTCCTTGCGATTCAACGATGGATGTTTCAATATGACCGGGAAAAGCTCCGTACCCTGGCTTAAATACAATTGGTTCGCAATCAGGATCCCAGCCGCATAAGGGGCGGAACGTAAATATCCTGTGCGAGGGAATATGAAACTCACCATTGGCATCGGTCAAGGTCTCAATCGCATCAGCAAAGCTCGTTGTCGGCCCGAAACAATCGTTAAAAAATCTTAGAAACACCACCGCTCCTTCGATGGGCTCTTCAGTTTCCTTATCCACAACCTTTCCCATGTAAGGCCCGTAACTGTTGGTTACCGCGCAGCCGCTTGTAATAATAAGAAACGCGAGCACTGCCAGTAAGCGTAATAGTATTTTCATGTTTTCCTCAAAATCCTTGATTTTCAATACTGTTCAATCTTCCAGATACCGTCATCCCCTTTGATAAAATAAATATAATATGACAAGATAACAGGCGCCCCCTCAATGTCATGTGTCCGGCGAATCCTATATTTTGCAATGTTGTCATCAACATAAATAATCTCAATGTCCTGCATATCTGCTATGAGTTGAGGCAGTTGCCCGCCTATAGCATTAAATATCGATCTGTATGTATCTTTTGTCCTTTCAGAGAAATACCCCAACCCTCCTTCAACATCCTGCACAGCCAAAGCACTCTTCATCCCATCCCATTTGGCTTTGAGCAGAGTATCAAGAGCAACCTTATCCACCACCAGGATTGCTGCCGCATCAGAATATACATTACTTGAAGCATCGGTCACCTCGGCAGTGATATCATATATGCCCGGCACGGAAACCTGTACGGTGAAATTCTCGGCATCATCAAAAGTCAACGAGTCCATTCCGGCAGGTCCCATGGAATAAACATTGGTGTCAGCAGACGCCATATCAAACGGCGCGTCAATCCGGAAACTCGCCGTTAGCGGAGAAAGCCCGGATTCTCAAACAAAAAAAGGCGCTTCGAGGAGCACCCCGAAATCGCCTTCATTTCACACTATTGCTGGCATGACTTTCCTCTGTTTTTCTCACCTCACTGCACAAAAGGCTCCCAGGCAGGAGCGGCTGTCCTGAAACCGCTGGTTGTAATCTGCACCGGCACTCCTCCATAGATATCAATGGTGTAAATATCACTGCCCTGTACATACGCTATACTTAAACCGTCAGGGGAAAATTCTGGTTGCCAGCAGCTTGAAACACAATCAAACAGTTTGCTCATGTTCCCACCGTCTTTATCCATAATCCAAATATCCATCACCCCGCCCCCGTCTCGGTCGGAAGCAAAAGCCAACCACTCTCCATCGTGGCTCCAGACAGGTTGGGTGTTCATGAAATCATCATTTGTCAAAGGAACATCTCCTTCAGTCTGATCCGGGTAAAACATATGGAGATAAATATCCCTGTCCGGGACCATTAACCCACTTACCTCATCCCTCTTTTCATTGAGATAATACGCTATTCTATCACCCTGCGGCGACCATGCAGGAGCACTGCCTTCAACAGTGTGATCCTGCCAGTACTCAAAACTGTTTATATATTCCCAGGCGCCGGTGGCAACGTCAGAAACAATCAGGCCATAATAAAACATATAATCAGAACCCATTGCCACGAGCTTACTTCCATCAGGATTAAATGATGGATTAAGAGCATGCTGGTCAGGATCCTGCCAATCGGGAGTAAAACTCAGCGACTGAAGGATATTATCAGGATAGGAAGCGGTTGATGCCGAATCAATTACTATTATATCTGTCTTGTGATTTGAACCATAGCATACCGGGTCAGAGGGGTCAGGATATGTGCAGGTCTCCTTTGTAAAAGCAAGCACACTGCCATCCCTTGTCCATACAGGACTAAAATAATAAACACTTGTTTCCGGTGAATCCAAAGGATCCGGGAATGTTATCTGTGTGATGGAGGTAGGTGGAGCGCCTGGTAATACAGTAAAGATATCACTCGGTTCGCCGTCTCCCCCGGGCTGGTGATAATAGGCTATTCTCGAATCCTCGCCAAACGTCTGCAGTTTAGCAGCAACGCCGCCTTGTTCGTTGCCAAGTCGCCCCTTAAAAACAACCATGAATTTTATATCTGAGGCATCTGCCGGGATGGGCGTGGTTAAAGGACCGACAGAGATTGGAACATAATCAGAGTTGATCGGATCGATTTCGCTGGAAATACTATATACGTTGGCAACATGATGATAGACCGGAACGCTTTGCCCATTTGGGACATATTGATAGACAACATCAATTGAGCCCTCTCCAAACGGCTCGGTGGTCTGACCGTCTAAAGTTGTAAGGTTCTTCACTTTGAATTCGAATCCGGTGACAGTAATGCCCGGCCCAAGATACGCCCTGGCATTTTTGATATCCATATCACCCCGGAAGAAATAGTCAAGAATCGCGGTGGAGTAGCCAACTGCACGAGGAATCAACACAGAAGCATAATCTTTATGGATTTCTTCATCAAGAACCGGGGCGCCTAAGTCATAATATCCAACCCGGACACACTCTTTTGAAATATAACTGACAGAAGATAATCGTATATCAGATGTACCTCCTGCATTTCCATGTATGTATATCTTATTGTCGGATATGCCGTCTTCAGCATCGACTCTAATCGGATGTTTCCAGTCGATTACAAAATAATCGGTATCTTCATATGCAGGGTGAGGATAACTATTAATAAGCGCATCTTGGTTAAATACCGTGTCTTTGCTAAAAAAATTTGCATTGGTGTATTCAGCAAGTCCGATATCTTTTAAATTTGGAATAACATCTTTAGTCACACTAGGATCAGGGGTTGGATTATTATATTTATTCTGATCCCATAAGGCTGAAATCGGTACTGATGCCAA
It includes:
- a CDS encoding carboxypeptidase-like regulatory domain-containing protein, which encodes MKILLRLLAVLAFLIITSGCAVTNSYGPYMGKVVDKETEEPIEGAVVFLRFFNDCFGPTTSFADAIETLTDANGEFHIPSHRIFTFRPLCGWDPDCEPIVFKPGYGAFPGHIETSIVESQGAYLPEKKPVTIKLPKLTTREERIDNQSKASFTSKVPYEKWRNLFRLRNEERKNIELKPFSEPM